One region of Macadamia integrifolia cultivar HAES 741 chromosome 11, SCU_Mint_v3, whole genome shotgun sequence genomic DNA includes:
- the LOC122093245 gene encoding uncharacterized protein LOC122093245 produces MVLRKPKGHLSLVNGGGFQNRKCVANGVGSQRKSSESVDHWDFLEEIEAPMWVDLTLETKLMDQDIHDAWFQVAHRFHQCSSHKLMSAFSLSGEGIGNSNSELLGSNSPTLPPSVSKSRGKDYRSRKWGEGNDGVSLNKQHPIGSLGLRMSRMVRGSVQEMKPIDKFGNQKDTVTKKKRVIRVSSRTASMRSNSSKTMSTFRDAKSSSLVKSCVTSESNSTSTTTENTQQQLQDTSEISHQTSGLTTGFFWADRIRLTRTGVLRRPSRVEIKHSNGNKSSSSKPSGLPNLNPGKQSTSSSKSSSVGSSMNPRCDLKETTLSAVVNSYTTPESRKATSFGQAVKHQKQKASNVSKTSRIQDPGLTSSSQLGQKALDIKSTNQSSRVLCQIEPTNALQLGKIRKSSHVYMKAEEMVGTRRSNRVAGNRNVNARGSMVLGQISGGKENAAGGIQTRKLTKQSVKVKNAMGLSDIRVLCQTEPTNALQLGKVQESSHVYIKAEEMAGTRRSSRVAGSRNVNARGSMVLGKISSGKENAAAGIPGQKLKKRSIEVKNVTGLSEIKRKPKSGNQSNGPADAVQRIYFR; encoded by the exons ATGGTTCTGAGGAAACCAAAAGGTCATCTTTCTCTTGTTAATGGAGGAGGATTCCAGAACAGAAAGTGTGTCGCTAATGGAGTAGGATCTCAAAGGAAAAGCTCTGAATCTGTTGATCACTGGGATTTTCTG GAAGAAATTGAAGCACCAATGTGGGTAGACCTAACGTTAGAGACGAAGTTAATGGACCAGGATAT TCATGATGCTTGGTTTCAAGTCGCCCACCG GTTCCATCAGTGCTCATCCCACAAATTAATGTCTGCATTTTCTCTTTCCGGTGAAGGGATCGGAAACTCAAACTCAGAGTTGCTTGGGTCTAATTCTCCCACGTTACCGCCTTCTGTGTCAAAATCAAGAGGTAAAGATTATAGGAGCAGGAAATGGGGAGAGGGTAATGATGGTGTTTCCCTGAACAAGCAGCATCCTATTGGGAGTTTAGGCCTGAGAATGTCACGGATGGTCAGGGGATCGGTACAAGAAATGAAACCCATAGACAAATTTGGAAATCAGAAAGACACTGTcactaagaaaaaaagagtGATTCGCGTTAGCAGTAGAACAGCCTCAATGAGATCCAATTCTTCCAAGACAATGTCAACTTTCAGAGATGCTAAAAGTAGTTCACTTGTGAAATCTTGTGTTACAAGTGAGAGTAATTCAACTAGCACTACAACTGAAAACACTCAGCAACAACTACAGGATACTTCTGAAATATCACATCAAACCTCTGGTTTGACGACTGGTTTCTTTTGGGCTGATAGGATTAGGCTCACAAGGACTGGTGTTTTGAGACGGCCTTCAAGGGTGGAGATCAAGCACTCAAATGGCAATAAATCCTCTTCAAGCAAGCCCAGTGGTTTACCAAACTTAAACCCTGGAAAACAATCAACCTCGTCAAGTAAGTCATCAAGTGTAGGTTCCTCCATGAACCCTAGATGTGATCTCAAGGAGACAACTCTCTCAGCTGTTGTGAACAGCTATACAACGCCAGAAAGCAGGAAAGCTACCAGCTTCGGTCAAGCTGTCAAGCACCAGAAGCAGAAGGCTTCAAATGTATCTAAAACATCTAGAATTCAAGATCCAGGCCTGACATCTAGTTCTCAATTGGGACAGAAAGCCCTAGATATAAAATCCACTAACCAAAGTTCAAGG GTTCTATGTCAAATTGAGCCTACAAATGCATTGCAGCTCGGTAAGATACGAAAATCATCTCATGTTTACATGAAAGCTGAAGAGATGGTGGGAACTCGAAGGTCCAATAGGGTGGCTGGCAACAGGAATGTAAATGCTAGAGGAAGCATGGTCTTGGGCCAGATCTCAGGTGGCAAAGAAAATGCTGCTGGAGGCATTCAAACCAGGAAATTAACAAAGCAAAGTGTAAAAGTAAAGAATGCCATGGGGTTGTCTGATATCAGG GTTCTATGTCAAACTGAGCCAACAAATGCATTGCAGCTCGGTAAGGTACAAGAATCCTCGCATGTTTACATTAAAGCTGAAGAAATGGCAGGCACCAGAAGGTCCAGCAGGGTGGCTGGTAGCAGGAATGTGAATGCAAGAGGAAGCATGGTCTTGGGTAAGATCTCCAGTGGCAAAGAAAATGCTGCTGCAGGCATTCCAGGTCAGAAACTAAAAAAGCGAAGTATAGAAGTAAAGAATGTCACGGGATTGTCTGAAATTAAG agaaaacccaaaagtggtaATCAAAGTAACGGTCCGGCGGATGCTGTTCAGAGGATTTACTTTCGATAA